One Ictalurus punctatus breed USDA103 chromosome 10, Coco_2.0, whole genome shotgun sequence genomic region harbors:
- the lhx9 gene encoding LIM/homeobox protein Lhx9 isoform X2, with protein sequence MEVVACKAKESSCTLRPAAAAAAAMLFHGISGEHIQGIMEEMERRNKTESRLAKAVQMNGRETSMPSVSPEKPALCAGCGGKISDRYYLLAVDKQWHLRCLKCCECKLALESELTCFAKDGSIYCKEDYYRFSVQRCARCHLGISASEMVMRARESVYHLSCFTCTSCHKTLSTGDHFGMKESLVYCRLHFESLVHGEYQHHQQQHAQLNYADLAAKGASLALPYFNGSGTVQKGRPRKRKSPAMGIDISTYNSGCNENESEHLDRDQQAYAPSQKTKRMRTSFKHHQLRTMKSYFAINHNPDAKDLKQLAQKTGLTKRVLQVWFQNARAKFRRNVLRQESGGVEKADGTSLPAPSSDSGALTPPSTASTLTDLTNPSITVVTSVTSSLDSHESGSPPQTTLTNLF encoded by the exons ATGGAAGTTGTGGCGTGCAAGGCGAAAGAGAGCAGTTGCACATTGCGCcccgcagcagcagcagcagcagccatgCTTTTCCACGGCATCTCCGGTGAACACATCCAAGGCATCatggaggagatggagaggagaaaCAAAACGGAGTCTCGCCTAGCCAAAGCTGTCCAGATGAACGGAAGAGAAACA AGCATGCCGTCTGTGAGCCCGGAGAAGCCTGCTCTGTGTGCCGGATGTGGAGGTAAAATCTCTGACCGCTATTATTTACTGGCTGTGGATAAACAGTGGCACCTGCGCTGTCTCAAGTGCTGCGAGTGCAAACTGGCGCTGGAGTCCGAGCTCACGTGCTTCGCCAAGGACGGCAGCATTTACTGCAAAGAGGATTACTACAG GTTCTCCGTGCAGCGGTGCGCGCGCTGCCACCTGGGCATCTCGGCGTCGGAAATGGTGATGCGCGCGCGCGAATCCGTGTACCACCTGAGCTGCTTCACGTGCACGTCGTGCCACAAGACGCTGAGCACGGGCGACCACTTTGGCATGAAGGAGAGCCTGGTGTACTGCCGCCTGCACTTCGAGAGCCTCGTGCACGGGGAATACcagcaccaccagcagcagcacGCGCAGCTCAACTACGCGGACCTGGCTGCCAAGGGCGCGAGCTTGGCGCTGCCGTACTTTAACGGCTCGGGCACGGTGCAGAAGGGCAGGCCGCGGAAACGGAAGAGCCCGGCCATGGGCATAGACATCAGCACGTACAACTCGG GTTGTAATGAGAACGAATCCGAGCATCTGGATCGAGACCAGCAGGCATACGCTCCATCGCAGAAAACCAAACGCATGCGCACGTCCTTCAAGCACCACCAGCTTCGCACCATGAAGTCCTACTTCGCCATCAATCACAACCCTGATGCCAAGGATTTAAAGCAGCTTGCGCAGAAGACGGGCCTCACCAAAAGAGTGCTGCAG GTCTGGTTCCAAAACGCGCGGGCCAAATTCAGACGGAACGTTTTGCGGCAGGAGAGTGGGGGTGTCGAGAAGGCTGACGGCACGTCACTTCCCGCACCCTCCTCCGACAGTGGTGCTCTGACCCCGCCAAGCACAGCCAGCACGCTAACAGACCTGACCAATCCCTCTATCACCGTAGTCACCTCAGTCACCTCTAGTTTGGACAGCCACGAGTCCGGGAGTCCCCCGCAAACGACCCTGACGAACCTTTTCTAA
- the lhx9 gene encoding LIM/homeobox protein Lhx9 isoform X3, with amino-acid sequence MEVVACKAKESSCTLRPAAAAAAAMLFHGISGEHIQGIMEEMERRNKTESRLAKAVQMNGRETSMPSVSPEKPALCAGCGGKISDRYYLLAVDKQWHLRCLKCCECKLALESELTCFAKDGSIYCKEDYYRRFSVQRCARCHLGISASEMVMRARESVYHLSCFTCTSCHKTLSTGDHFGMKESLVYCRLHFESLVHGEYQHHQQQHAQLNYADLAAKGASLALPYFNGSGTVQKGRPRKRKSPAMGIDISTYNSGCNENESEHLDRDQQAYAPSQKTKRMRTSFKHHQLRTMKSYFAINHNPDAKDLKQLAQKTGLTKRVLQGEQILGHYSHTSRRLKIP; translated from the exons ATGGAAGTTGTGGCGTGCAAGGCGAAAGAGAGCAGTTGCACATTGCGCcccgcagcagcagcagcagcagccatgCTTTTCCACGGCATCTCCGGTGAACACATCCAAGGCATCatggaggagatggagaggagaaaCAAAACGGAGTCTCGCCTAGCCAAAGCTGTCCAGATGAACGGAAGAGAAACA AGCATGCCGTCTGTGAGCCCGGAGAAGCCTGCTCTGTGTGCCGGATGTGGAGGTAAAATCTCTGACCGCTATTATTTACTGGCTGTGGATAAACAGTGGCACCTGCGCTGTCTCAAGTGCTGCGAGTGCAAACTGGCGCTGGAGTCCGAGCTCACGTGCTTCGCCAAGGACGGCAGCATTTACTGCAAAGAGGATTACTACAG AAGGTTCTCCGTGCAGCGGTGCGCGCGCTGCCACCTGGGCATCTCGGCGTCGGAAATGGTGATGCGCGCGCGCGAATCCGTGTACCACCTGAGCTGCTTCACGTGCACGTCGTGCCACAAGACGCTGAGCACGGGCGACCACTTTGGCATGAAGGAGAGCCTGGTGTACTGCCGCCTGCACTTCGAGAGCCTCGTGCACGGGGAATACcagcaccaccagcagcagcacGCGCAGCTCAACTACGCGGACCTGGCTGCCAAGGGCGCGAGCTTGGCGCTGCCGTACTTTAACGGCTCGGGCACGGTGCAGAAGGGCAGGCCGCGGAAACGGAAGAGCCCGGCCATGGGCATAGACATCAGCACGTACAACTCGG GTTGTAATGAGAACGAATCCGAGCATCTGGATCGAGACCAGCAGGCATACGCTCCATCGCAGAAAACCAAACGCATGCGCACGTCCTTCAAGCACCACCAGCTTCGCACCATGAAGTCCTACTTCGCCATCAATCACAACCCTGATGCCAAGGATTTAAAGCAGCTTGCGCAGAAGACGGGCCTCACCAAAAGAGTGCTGCAG GGAGAACAAATCTTGGGGCATTACAGCCATACTTCACGGCGTTTGAAAATTCCCTAA
- the lhx9 gene encoding LIM/homeobox protein Lhx9 isoform X1 encodes MEVVACKAKESSCTLRPAAAAAAAMLFHGISGEHIQGIMEEMERRNKTESRLAKAVQMNGRETSMPSVSPEKPALCAGCGGKISDRYYLLAVDKQWHLRCLKCCECKLALESELTCFAKDGSIYCKEDYYRRFSVQRCARCHLGISASEMVMRARESVYHLSCFTCTSCHKTLSTGDHFGMKESLVYCRLHFESLVHGEYQHHQQQHAQLNYADLAAKGASLALPYFNGSGTVQKGRPRKRKSPAMGIDISTYNSGCNENESEHLDRDQQAYAPSQKTKRMRTSFKHHQLRTMKSYFAINHNPDAKDLKQLAQKTGLTKRVLQVWFQNARAKFRRNVLRQESGGVEKADGTSLPAPSSDSGALTPPSTASTLTDLTNPSITVVTSVTSSLDSHESGSPPQTTLTNLF; translated from the exons ATGGAAGTTGTGGCGTGCAAGGCGAAAGAGAGCAGTTGCACATTGCGCcccgcagcagcagcagcagcagccatgCTTTTCCACGGCATCTCCGGTGAACACATCCAAGGCATCatggaggagatggagaggagaaaCAAAACGGAGTCTCGCCTAGCCAAAGCTGTCCAGATGAACGGAAGAGAAACA AGCATGCCGTCTGTGAGCCCGGAGAAGCCTGCTCTGTGTGCCGGATGTGGAGGTAAAATCTCTGACCGCTATTATTTACTGGCTGTGGATAAACAGTGGCACCTGCGCTGTCTCAAGTGCTGCGAGTGCAAACTGGCGCTGGAGTCCGAGCTCACGTGCTTCGCCAAGGACGGCAGCATTTACTGCAAAGAGGATTACTACAG AAGGTTCTCCGTGCAGCGGTGCGCGCGCTGCCACCTGGGCATCTCGGCGTCGGAAATGGTGATGCGCGCGCGCGAATCCGTGTACCACCTGAGCTGCTTCACGTGCACGTCGTGCCACAAGACGCTGAGCACGGGCGACCACTTTGGCATGAAGGAGAGCCTGGTGTACTGCCGCCTGCACTTCGAGAGCCTCGTGCACGGGGAATACcagcaccaccagcagcagcacGCGCAGCTCAACTACGCGGACCTGGCTGCCAAGGGCGCGAGCTTGGCGCTGCCGTACTTTAACGGCTCGGGCACGGTGCAGAAGGGCAGGCCGCGGAAACGGAAGAGCCCGGCCATGGGCATAGACATCAGCACGTACAACTCGG GTTGTAATGAGAACGAATCCGAGCATCTGGATCGAGACCAGCAGGCATACGCTCCATCGCAGAAAACCAAACGCATGCGCACGTCCTTCAAGCACCACCAGCTTCGCACCATGAAGTCCTACTTCGCCATCAATCACAACCCTGATGCCAAGGATTTAAAGCAGCTTGCGCAGAAGACGGGCCTCACCAAAAGAGTGCTGCAG GTCTGGTTCCAAAACGCGCGGGCCAAATTCAGACGGAACGTTTTGCGGCAGGAGAGTGGGGGTGTCGAGAAGGCTGACGGCACGTCACTTCCCGCACCCTCCTCCGACAGTGGTGCTCTGACCCCGCCAAGCACAGCCAGCACGCTAACAGACCTGACCAATCCCTCTATCACCGTAGTCACCTCAGTCACCTCTAGTTTGGACAGCCACGAGTCCGGGAGTCCCCCGCAAACGACCCTGACGAACCTTTTCTAA